One Lysinibacillus fusiformis genomic window carries:
- a CDS encoding ABC transporter ATP-binding protein produces MNAIEIHDLHKSFVGFSLKEVSFSVPQGTVMGFVGENGAGKSTTIKCLLNLLKKEHGEILLFGKDVVEHEIAIKNDIGVVFDDLHVPETLNATQLDKFMKRVFKTWDSPYYFERLAQFKVPERKRVKELSRGMRMKLSIALALSHHPKLLILDEPTSGLDPIIRDEILDLFLAFMQDETHSILFSSHITSDLEKIADYITFIHNGEILLSESKDVMLYEYGIFKGSNEEVSELPEHAIIGKRIGAFGIEVLVHRNEVSEAFTLEKPTIEEIMLFYVKGSVVR; encoded by the coding sequence ATGAATGCCATTGAAATTCATGATTTACATAAAAGTTTTGTTGGCTTTTCACTAAAAGAAGTGAGTTTTTCCGTACCTCAAGGAACCGTCATGGGCTTTGTTGGAGAGAACGGTGCAGGCAAGTCAACAACCATTAAATGCCTATTAAATTTACTTAAAAAAGAACATGGCGAAATTTTGCTATTTGGCAAGGATGTTGTCGAACATGAAATTGCGATAAAAAACGACATCGGTGTAGTTTTTGACGATTTACATGTGCCTGAGACGCTAAATGCGACACAACTCGACAAATTTATGAAAAGGGTATTTAAAACGTGGGATTCGCCCTATTATTTTGAACGGCTAGCACAATTTAAAGTACCTGAACGAAAAAGGGTAAAAGAGCTATCACGAGGAATGAGGATGAAGCTGTCAATTGCGTTAGCCTTGTCGCATCATCCAAAACTGTTGATATTAGATGAACCAACAAGTGGACTCGATCCAATTATTCGCGACGAAATTCTCGATTTATTTTTAGCGTTTATGCAGGATGAAACTCATAGTATCTTATTTTCTTCACATATTACGAGTGATTTAGAAAAGATAGCAGATTATATTACCTTTATTCATAATGGAGAAATTTTATTGAGTGAAAGTAAGGATGTAATGCTTTATGAATATGGCATTTTTAAAGGGAGTAATGAGGAAGTAAGCGAATTACCTGAACATGCTATTATCGGGAAGCGCATTGGGGCTTTTGGTATTGAAGTACTCGTCCATAGAAACGAAGTAAGTGAAGCATTTACACTTGAAAAGCCGACGATAGAGGAAATTATGCTATTTTACGTGAAAGGGAGTGTTGTGCGATGA
- a CDS encoding GntR family transcriptional regulator: protein MHIHLSNASDKPIYEQITMQLKEAILANKLQAGDALPSIRMLAKELKISVMTTKRAYADLERDGFIETVAGKGSFVTERNQDFLREELLRQIEEHLQKAVKTAKTAGLTKEELQELLSLILEEDN, encoded by the coding sequence GTGCATATTCATTTAAGTAATGCGAGTGATAAGCCCATATACGAGCAAATTACAATGCAGTTAAAAGAGGCCATTTTGGCCAATAAATTGCAAGCTGGTGATGCATTGCCTTCTATTCGTATGCTGGCGAAGGAGTTAAAAATTAGCGTCATGACAACGAAGCGGGCTTATGCAGATTTAGAGCGAGACGGCTTTATTGAAACGGTTGCAGGAAAAGGTAGCTTTGTTACAGAGCGTAATCAGGATTTTCTTCGTGAAGAATTACTTCGTCAAATTGAAGAGCATTTGCAAAAAGCAGTAAAAACAGCAAAAACAGCCGGTCTTACAAAAGAGGAATTACAAGAGCTGTTATCGTTAATCTTAGAGGAGGACAACTAA
- a CDS encoding YlmC/YmxH family sporulation protein — translation MLLSEMVDKELIQVEGGVHFGILAHTECLIDVQTGKIHGFEIIKDKMPFQKKKVKVSEMIPWHEIILIGEDRILFNKTATVQSEFLQ, via the coding sequence ATGCTACTATCAGAAATGGTGGATAAAGAGTTAATTCAGGTTGAAGGTGGGGTACATTTTGGCATACTCGCACACACAGAATGCCTAATAGATGTACAAACAGGCAAGATTCATGGCTTTGAGATTATTAAAGATAAGATGCCATTCCAAAAAAAGAAAGTAAAAGTTAGTGAAATGATTCCATGGCATGAAATTATATTAATTGGCGAAGATCGGATTTTATTTAACAAAACAGCGACGGTACAGTCAGAATTTTTACAGTGA
- a CDS encoding dipicolinate synthase, which translates to MENEKWLVIGEDSRLKELATMLRSPSRTVFYKRTTVWNEELNKLVLEFQPNKIVLPILPLKIEVEQLYGTSQVKFYTGRLTMHWKHLLEKNETNCYLQQESFIWQNARLTAEGFIATFYGLEQKCIYGQNFTIAGFGRIAKMLASLLVKMGANVHIVARSVVQVSEARAYGYKATNLDDRKWSIHDGIFINTIPAKWITETFQEYVPAVLYDLASEPGCLDIDADQLQTYVLLPSLPGKYFAHDAAEILCKAIEEEENC; encoded by the coding sequence TTGGAAAACGAAAAATGGCTCGTGATTGGAGAAGACTCAAGATTAAAGGAATTAGCGACAATGTTGAGGAGCCCATCACGTACAGTATTTTATAAAAGAACAACCGTCTGGAATGAGGAGTTAAATAAATTAGTTTTAGAGTTCCAGCCGAATAAGATTGTTCTACCGATTCTTCCATTAAAGATTGAAGTGGAACAATTATATGGAACATCTCAAGTTAAGTTTTATACGGGACGACTGACGATGCATTGGAAGCACTTGCTTGAAAAAAATGAAACGAATTGCTATTTACAGCAAGAGTCTTTTATTTGGCAAAATGCTCGTTTAACTGCGGAGGGATTTATCGCCACGTTTTACGGTCTAGAGCAAAAATGTATTTACGGACAAAACTTTACTATCGCAGGTTTTGGGCGCATAGCCAAAATGCTCGCGTCTTTACTCGTTAAGATGGGTGCTAACGTGCACATTGTTGCAAGGTCTGTTGTGCAAGTAAGTGAAGCAAGGGCATATGGGTACAAAGCGACGAATTTAGATGATCGAAAATGGTCAATCCATGATGGCATTTTCATTAATACGATTCCAGCCAAGTGGATTACGGAGACATTCCAAGAATATGTACCGGCAGTGCTATATGATTTGGCTTCAGAGCCAGGCTGTTTAGATATAGATGCTGACCAGTTGCAAACGTATGTACTATTGCCATCATTACCTGGGAAATACTTTGCACATGATGCAGCAGAAATATTGTGCAAGGCAATAGAGGAGGAGGAAAATTGCTAA
- a CDS encoding dipicolinate synthase subunit B, giving the protein MLTGKRIGLGITASHCTYEDVVPKIQNFIDVGATVIPIITHSVLHAATRFGTGEEWIAKIEALTGEEVISSIREAEPFGPSNPLDAMVIAPMTGNSISKFANAATDSPVLMAAKATLRNGSPVVLGISTNDALGLNGMNIMKLLNAKNIYFIPFGQDSPHGKPNSLIADFDKMVDTVHAAITQKTQLQPLLIQYFK; this is encoded by the coding sequence TTGCTAACGGGGAAACGAATTGGTTTAGGTATTACAGCTTCACATTGTACGTATGAAGATGTAGTTCCTAAAATTCAAAATTTTATTGATGTAGGAGCAACGGTTATTCCGATTATTACCCACTCAGTATTACATGCAGCTACTCGTTTCGGAACAGGAGAGGAATGGATTGCAAAAATCGAGGCTTTGACAGGAGAAGAGGTCATTTCTTCTATTAGAGAGGCGGAACCGTTTGGACCATCAAATCCACTGGATGCTATGGTCATAGCACCGATGACAGGAAATAGTATTAGTAAATTTGCGAACGCAGCCACAGACAGCCCAGTGTTAATGGCAGCAAAGGCAACTTTGCGTAATGGTTCACCTGTCGTACTTGGCATCTCGACGAATGATGCCCTCGGTTTGAATGGCATGAATATTATGAAGCTGCTCAATGCTAAAAATATATACTTTATTCCATTTGGTCAAGATTCACCACATGGAAAACCAAACTCATTAATAGCTGATTTTGATAAAATGGTTGACACCGTACATGCAGCAATTACGCAGAAAACGCAATTACAGCCGCTATTGATACAATATTTCAAATAA
- a CDS encoding aspartate-semialdehyde dehydrogenase — protein sequence MTKQLTVAVVGATGAVGSKMMEQLIKRNFPIGDIKFLASARSAGKPIEFNGKTYTIEEATPEAFEGVNVALFSAGGSVSAVLAPEAAKRGAVVIDNTSHFRMDPEVPLVVPEVNRGDLAKHKGIIANPNCSTIQMVAALEPIRAAFGLTKVLVSTYQAVSGAGVSAIQELQAQSANWDAGKEVAANILPSGSDKRHFPIARNVIPQIDKFTDNGFTYEEMKMINETKKIMHAPELKVAATCVRVPVVSGHSESVYIEVEKEATVQAIFEVLRHAPGIELQDDIATQTYPMPIYAEGEDATFVGRIRQDLDNKKGFHLWIVSDNLLKGAALNSIQIAEAMLEDNLL from the coding sequence ATGACAAAGCAGTTAACAGTTGCGGTTGTAGGTGCAACAGGTGCAGTAGGATCTAAAATGATGGAGCAGCTAATTAAACGGAATTTTCCTATTGGTGACATTAAGTTTTTAGCTTCTGCACGTTCAGCAGGGAAACCAATCGAATTTAATGGCAAGACATATACAATTGAAGAAGCGACACCAGAAGCTTTCGAAGGCGTCAATGTCGCTTTATTCTCAGCGGGTGGTTCGGTATCAGCGGTGCTTGCGCCAGAAGCGGCAAAACGTGGTGCAGTTGTCATTGACAATACGAGCCATTTCCGTATGGATCCAGAGGTACCGCTTGTTGTACCTGAAGTAAATCGCGGCGACCTTGCTAAGCATAAAGGCATTATCGCAAATCCGAATTGCTCTACGATTCAAATGGTAGCAGCACTTGAACCAATTCGTGCAGCATTTGGCTTAACGAAGGTATTAGTATCGACATATCAAGCAGTTTCAGGTGCAGGTGTTTCTGCGATTCAAGAATTACAAGCACAAAGCGCAAACTGGGATGCAGGTAAGGAAGTAGCAGCAAATATTTTACCTTCTGGCAGCGACAAACGTCATTTCCCAATTGCTCGTAATGTCATTCCACAAATCGATAAATTCACAGACAATGGCTTTACATACGAAGAAATGAAAATGATTAATGAAACGAAGAAAATCATGCATGCACCAGAGCTAAAAGTAGCTGCAACTTGCGTACGTGTGCCAGTCGTTTCAGGACACTCTGAATCTGTTTATATTGAAGTAGAAAAAGAGGCAACGGTTCAAGCAATCTTTGAAGTATTACGTCATGCACCAGGTATCGAACTACAAGACGATATTGCAACACAAACTTACCCAATGCCAATTTATGCAGAAGGGGAAGATGCTACTTTTGTAGGACGTATCCGTCAAGACTTAGACAATAAAAAAGGATTCCACCTATGGATCGTATCAGATAATCTATTAAAAGGCGCTGCATTAAACTCTATCCAAATTGCAGAAGCGATGCTTGAGGATAACTTACTATAA
- the dapA gene encoding 4-hydroxy-tetrahydrodipicolinate synthase, giving the protein MNIGRIGTAMITPFKEDGTINYPELERIINHLIENGTDCIVACGTTSENPTMTTEEKIEVVRFTVEKVAERVPVIAGTGDNETAYSIAMTHKAEENGADGIMLVAPYYNKPNQRGIFAHFETIAKETKLPVMLYNVPGRTGINVAYETSVALSKIPNIAWIKEASGNLDQMGDIIENVDAADDFLVYSGDDGLTLPLLAIGGAGIISVASHVVGNDMQQMIKAFEEGNHKLAAKIHRALLPLVRALFAQPNPSPVKYAMTKLGFDTLNVRLPMVEMTEDEKANFDQVWEAYQEKAKSFR; this is encoded by the coding sequence ATGAATATAGGTCGAATTGGAACGGCGATGATTACGCCATTCAAGGAAGATGGCACGATTAATTATCCAGAACTTGAACGTATTATTAATCATTTAATAGAAAATGGTACTGATTGTATTGTTGCTTGTGGCACAACCTCTGAAAACCCAACGATGACCACAGAAGAAAAAATTGAAGTTGTACGATTTACAGTAGAGAAGGTTGCGGAGCGTGTGCCAGTTATTGCAGGTACAGGAGACAACGAAACGGCTTATTCTATTGCAATGACGCACAAGGCTGAAGAAAATGGTGCAGACGGTATTATGTTAGTTGCACCGTATTACAATAAACCAAACCAACGAGGTATTTTTGCGCATTTTGAAACGATTGCCAAAGAAACAAAGCTGCCAGTGATGCTCTATAATGTACCAGGTCGCACAGGTATTAATGTTGCATATGAAACTTCTGTTGCTTTAAGTAAAATTCCAAATATCGCATGGATTAAAGAAGCGAGCGGTAATTTAGACCAAATGGGCGATATTATTGAGAATGTTGACGCTGCAGATGATTTCCTTGTGTATAGTGGTGATGATGGTTTAACACTGCCGTTACTTGCAATTGGTGGGGCTGGTATTATCTCAGTTGCTTCACATGTTGTCGGTAATGATATGCAACAAATGATTAAAGCGTTTGAAGAAGGAAATCACAAGCTAGCTGCCAAAATTCACCGAGCATTATTACCACTCGTACGTGCTTTGTTTGCACAGCCGAATCCATCGCCTGTAAAATATGCGATGACAAAATTAGGCTTTGATACATTAAATGTTCGTCTACCAATGGTAGAGATGACAGAAGATGAAAAAGCGAACTTTGACCAAGTTTGGGAGGCATATCAAGAAAAAGCGAAAAGTTTTAGATAA
- a CDS encoding ribonuclease J, with protein MTKKKNELIRIIPLGGVGEIGKAMYVVEIDEELFVVDSGLMFPEDEMLGIDIVIPDITYLEENKERVKGIFLTHGHEDAIGSIAYVLQKVKAPVYGSKLTIALAKEHLKELPAPHQVKFFEVTNRSRMNFNSTYVTFFHTTHSIPDSLGVVFHTSEGAIVHTGEFKFDQSATGKFKPDLAKMAQLGEEGVFILLSESCEAERPGYTTSEIVIEEQLSKTFHSAPGRILVAVYASNFIRIQQVFAQAQKSSRKVAIVGKPLEKAVDLGVQLGYLTLEEDTIIPISDMQKYQDDEIIIIATGNRGEPLDALEKIVRKHHRDIKIKKDDTVLITFTPSPGMEVQMANAMNSIAKAGAEILTSSKNVHVSGHGSQEDLKLMLNLMQPKYFIPVQGEYRMLIAHSKLAQQLGMQKSQIFIADKGDIVEYKNGKMRMSGRVQAGNVLIDGIGVGDVGNIVLRDRKLLSQDGIFIVVVTLNRAQKKIASGPEILSRGFVYVRESEALMVEASEIAKNVIEKYVGKETFEWTNIKQEIRDTLNTYLFQKTKRRPMIIPIIMEY; from the coding sequence TTGACGAAAAAGAAAAATGAATTAATTCGCATCATTCCACTAGGTGGCGTGGGCGAAATTGGAAAAGCAATGTACGTAGTAGAAATTGACGAAGAGCTATTTGTAGTTGATAGCGGTTTAATGTTCCCAGAAGACGAGATGCTGGGCATTGATATCGTAATTCCGGATATTACGTATTTAGAAGAAAACAAAGAGCGTGTGAAGGGTATTTTCTTAACGCACGGACATGAGGATGCAATTGGTTCAATTGCTTATGTCTTACAAAAAGTGAAAGCCCCTGTGTACGGGTCTAAACTAACTATTGCACTTGCGAAAGAACATTTGAAAGAGTTACCTGCACCACATCAGGTAAAATTCTTTGAAGTAACAAATCGTAGCCGTATGAATTTCAACTCAACGTATGTGACATTTTTCCATACAACACATAGTATTCCCGATTCGTTAGGGGTAGTATTCCATACTTCTGAAGGAGCAATCGTTCATACAGGAGAGTTTAAATTCGATCAATCTGCAACTGGCAAATTCAAGCCAGATTTGGCGAAAATGGCTCAGTTAGGGGAAGAAGGCGTATTTATATTGCTTTCTGAATCATGTGAAGCAGAACGCCCAGGTTATACGACATCAGAAATTGTGATTGAAGAACAATTATCAAAAACATTCCATTCAGCACCAGGACGTATTTTAGTCGCTGTTTATGCATCAAACTTTATCCGTATTCAACAAGTATTCGCACAAGCTCAAAAATCGTCCCGTAAAGTGGCGATTGTTGGTAAACCTTTAGAAAAAGCTGTGGATTTAGGTGTGCAATTAGGCTATTTGACACTCGAAGAAGACACAATTATTCCGATCTCTGATATGCAAAAATATCAAGATGATGAAATTATTATTATCGCAACTGGCAATAGAGGCGAACCGCTTGATGCACTAGAAAAGATTGTTCGTAAGCATCACAGAGACATTAAGATTAAAAAAGATGACACAGTGCTGATTACGTTCACACCATCTCCTGGCATGGAAGTGCAAATGGCGAATGCCATGAACTCGATTGCAAAAGCAGGGGCTGAAATTCTAACGTCTAGTAAAAATGTCCATGTTTCAGGTCATGGTAGCCAAGAGGATTTAAAATTAATGCTCAACTTAATGCAACCGAAATATTTTATCCCTGTACAAGGTGAATATCGTATGCTTATTGCACACTCTAAGCTTGCACAACAACTAGGTATGCAAAAGTCACAAATTTTCATCGCAGATAAAGGGGATATCGTAGAATACAAAAACGGTAAAATGCGAATGAGCGGCCGTGTACAAGCGGGTAATGTCCTAATTGACGGTATTGGGGTTGGCGATGTTGGTAATATAGTCCTTCGTGATCGTAAATTACTATCACAGGATGGTATTTTCATTGTCGTTGTGACATTAAATCGCGCACAAAAGAAAATCGCGTCAGGTCCAGAAATTTTATCCCGTGGTTTCGTCTATGTCCGTGAATCGGAAGCATTGATGGTGGAAGCATCTGAAATTGCCAAAAATGTGATTGAAAAATACGTTGGCAAAGAAACATTTGAATGGACAAACATTAAACAAGAAATTCGTGACACATTAAATACTTATTTATTCCAAAAAACAAAGCGCCGCCCAATGATTATCCCAATCATTATGGAGTATTAA
- a CDS encoding FtsK/SpoIIIE family DNA translocase, whose translation MATSKRRKATKGKSSAENKEMHPLMYEILGLILIALAVIMIFEYGVIGRILQTIAMFFIGNLHFAVPFMLVFIALILMIGRKKISLKDRLIFGMLLIIMSLTIFSHSILFEQLSKSSGLLSDSVLRESWRILIDTEGVIHRSNSLGGGMVGALLFSGLHVLFEATGAKVVAWVIFFIGLILVTGKALVPYLAEKTPDLFGKWQKKQQEKKKNAPKKKQTNRRTRSESMDEIAAVDYTQPVQEDEETSHEPIISAFTQNVSHEREETFAAPQNVEIEEEELVDDVHIEDTSAIENADYQLPSYNLLKMPPQHDQSGEYSVIQANAKKLEQTLQSFGVKAKVTQVHLGPAVTKYEILPDIGVKVSKIVNLQDDLALALAAKDIRMEAPIPGKSAIGIEVPNSEVAIVTLREVLESKDGAKPDALLQVALGRDITGQAVLAELNKMPHLLVAGSTGSGKSVCINGIVVSILMRTKPHEVKLMMIDPKMVELNVYNGIPHLLAPVVTDARKASQALKKVVSEMERRYDLFSHTGTRNIEGYNGHVQKVNEQTAEKHPKLPYIVVIVDELADLMMVASNDVEDSITRLAQMARAAGIHLILATQRPSVDVLTGVIKANIPSRIAFAVSSSIDSRTILDMGGAERLLGRGDMLFLPAGASKPKRVQGAFLSDQEVEEVVEFVIEQQKAQYQEEMIPTEEETVLEETDDLFDEAVQLVVGMQTASVSMLQRRFRIGYSRAARIVDQMEQRGIVGPSEGSKPRQVLIHQYDN comes from the coding sequence ATGGCTACTAGTAAAAGAAGAAAAGCGACAAAAGGGAAATCATCAGCAGAAAATAAAGAAATGCACCCGCTTATGTATGAAATTTTAGGGCTCATTCTAATTGCACTTGCGGTCATTATGATTTTTGAATATGGCGTGATTGGGCGTATACTCCAAACAATTGCAATGTTTTTTATAGGGAATTTACATTTTGCTGTACCATTTATGCTTGTATTTATTGCCTTAATATTAATGATAGGGCGCAAAAAAATAAGCTTGAAGGATCGACTGATTTTCGGAATGTTACTTATTATTATGAGTTTAACAATTTTTAGTCATAGTATTCTTTTTGAGCAATTATCCAAATCAAGTGGCTTATTATCAGACTCAGTATTACGAGAGTCTTGGCGAATATTAATTGATACAGAAGGTGTTATACATCGTAGTAATTCACTCGGCGGTGGTATGGTAGGTGCCTTACTTTTTAGCGGGCTTCATGTACTGTTTGAGGCAACCGGTGCGAAGGTTGTTGCATGGGTCATTTTCTTTATCGGATTAATTTTAGTGACAGGAAAAGCACTTGTCCCGTATTTAGCAGAAAAGACGCCAGATCTTTTTGGGAAGTGGCAAAAAAAGCAGCAAGAAAAGAAGAAAAATGCACCAAAGAAAAAACAAACGAATCGTCGAACAAGATCAGAAAGTATGGATGAGATTGCAGCGGTGGATTATACTCAACCAGTTCAAGAAGATGAGGAAACTTCACATGAGCCGATTATCTCAGCCTTTACACAAAATGTTTCGCATGAACGAGAGGAGACGTTTGCTGCCCCTCAGAACGTGGAAATAGAGGAAGAGGAACTGGTAGATGATGTTCATATTGAAGACACATCTGCTATTGAAAATGCAGATTATCAGCTACCTTCGTATAATCTTTTAAAAATGCCACCACAACATGACCAAAGCGGAGAATATTCAGTAATCCAAGCGAATGCCAAAAAGCTTGAGCAAACCTTGCAGAGCTTTGGCGTAAAAGCAAAGGTGACACAGGTCCATTTAGGGCCAGCGGTAACAAAATATGAAATTTTACCTGATATCGGGGTGAAGGTCAGTAAAATTGTTAATTTACAGGATGATCTCGCCTTAGCACTTGCAGCCAAAGATATTCGTATGGAAGCGCCGATTCCTGGAAAATCTGCCATCGGCATTGAAGTGCCAAATAGTGAGGTTGCGATTGTTACACTGAGAGAGGTATTAGAATCCAAAGATGGTGCGAAGCCAGATGCATTACTACAAGTGGCATTAGGTCGGGATATCACGGGACAAGCAGTGTTAGCCGAGCTAAATAAAATGCCGCATTTACTAGTAGCTGGTTCAACTGGTAGTGGGAAAAGTGTGTGTATAAATGGCATTGTCGTATCCATACTAATGCGAACAAAGCCACATGAAGTAAAATTGATGATGATTGATCCGAAAATGGTGGAGTTAAATGTCTATAACGGAATTCCACATTTATTAGCGCCTGTTGTAACAGATGCACGTAAGGCATCGCAGGCATTAAAAAAAGTGGTATCCGAAATGGAACGTCGCTATGATTTATTTTCACATACGGGTACACGTAATATTGAAGGATATAACGGTCATGTACAAAAAGTAAATGAACAAACTGCTGAAAAACATCCTAAATTACCATATATTGTAGTAATTGTGGACGAGTTAGCAGATTTAATGATGGTGGCATCTAATGATGTAGAGGATTCTATTACACGGTTAGCTCAAATGGCTCGAGCTGCAGGTATTCATTTAATACTTGCGACACAAAGACCGAGTGTAGATGTCCTGACTGGGGTTATAAAGGCCAATATCCCTTCTCGAATCGCCTTTGCAGTGTCATCATCGATTGATTCTAGAACGATTTTAGATATGGGTGGTGCAGAACGATTACTTGGTCGAGGGGACATGCTATTTTTACCAGCTGGTGCTTCTAAGCCAAAACGTGTGCAAGGTGCATTTTTATCAGATCAAGAGGTAGAAGAAGTCGTAGAATTTGTTATAGAACAGCAAAAAGCACAGTATCAAGAAGAGATGATTCCAACAGAAGAGGAAACAGTTTTAGAAGAAACGGACGATCTCTTTGATGAAGCTGTGCAATTAGTGGTGGGGATGCAAACGGCTTCGGTATCCATGCTACAACGTCGTTTCCGTATCGGCTATTCTCGAGCAGCTCGTATCGTTGATCAGATGGAACAACGTGGTATTGTCGGGCCTTCAGAGGGGAGTAAACCTCGTCAGGTGCTTATTCATCAGTATGATAATTAA
- a CDS encoding GntR family transcriptional regulator translates to MTIKADHRHLYLQVIDRLKSDIETGVFKENEKLPSEFELSKSLGVSRATLREALRLLEEENVIVRRHGVGTFVNPKPLFTSGIEHLSSISSMIETAGMEPGSRFLKATETVPSDEDLKRFQCDDEDKILTIERVRTADGEPVVYCIDKLPASFLPTDFVDKKEVSLFSALEQSGKIHVAYAVTYIDPVGYHEQASPILNCGRETALLVLKQLHYDDHDQVVLYSKNYFRADKFSFHVVRKRV, encoded by the coding sequence GTGACTATTAAAGCAGATCATCGTCATCTCTATCTTCAAGTAATTGATCGTTTAAAATCTGATATTGAAACCGGCGTTTTCAAAGAAAATGAAAAATTGCCTTCAGAATTTGAATTATCGAAATCACTAGGAGTGAGTCGAGCAACACTTAGAGAAGCGCTTCGACTGTTGGAAGAGGAAAATGTGATTGTGCGTCGACACGGGGTTGGTACATTTGTGAATCCCAAGCCGTTGTTTACATCTGGCATCGAGCATTTATCCAGTATTTCTTCTATGATTGAAACGGCAGGGATGGAACCAGGATCGCGTTTTTTAAAAGCAACTGAAACCGTACCTTCTGATGAAGATTTAAAACGCTTCCAATGTGATGACGAAGATAAAATACTCACGATTGAACGTGTCAGAACAGCGGATGGTGAACCAGTAGTTTATTGTATAGATAAATTACCAGCTAGCTTCCTGCCTACTGACTTTGTAGACAAAAAAGAAGTTTCACTTTTTTCTGCACTTGAACAATCGGGTAAAATTCACGTTGCCTATGCTGTGACTTACATTGATCCAGTTGGGTATCATGAACAAGCATCGCCGATTTTAAATTGTGGTCGTGAAACGGCACTTTTAGTATTGAAGCAGCTGCATTACGATGACCATGATCAAGTAGTGCTGTATTCAAAAAATTATTTCCGAGCTGATAAATTCAGCTTCCATGTAGTTCGAAAACGGGTGTAG
- a CDS encoding BMP family lipoprotein produces the protein MKKRKFGLVLSSVLAASAILGACGAKEDKDKENDNASTGDTNTEEAFSIAMVTDVGGVDDKSFNQSAWEGVQAYGKEHGLSKGNGGFDYLQSKTDADYDTNLNLLLRRDFNLVFGIGYMMADAIEAIASENPDNHFALIDAEVEADNVVNVMFKEQEGAFLAGVAAAKTSKSGKIGFVGGVDIPVINRFHAGFVEGAKAVNPDIEIQVKYTGAFDKADLGKITANSMYSSGVDVIFHAAGATGNGVFSEAKERKAKDPNANVWVIGVDADQYEEGKIDEKTNVTLTSMLKGVNAAVVDISNKAKNGDFPGGTTLTYGLAEDGVKLADSRGAIKEDVQAVIDEYKEKIASGEIVVPEKVEK, from the coding sequence ATGAAAAAACGTAAATTTGGTTTAGTATTATCATCAGTATTAGCTGCTAGTGCGATTCTAGGTGCATGTGGTGCGAAAGAAGATAAAGACAAAGAAAATGACAATGCTTCAACAGGCGATACAAACACAGAAGAAGCGTTCTCAATAGCAATGGTTACTGACGTAGGTGGCGTTGATGACAAATCATTCAACCAATCTGCATGGGAAGGTGTTCAAGCTTACGGTAAAGAACACGGCCTATCTAAAGGTAATGGTGGTTTCGACTACTTACAATCAAAAACAGACGCGGACTATGATACAAACTTAAACCTATTATTACGTCGTGACTTTAACTTAGTATTCGGGATTGGCTATATGATGGCTGATGCAATTGAAGCCATTGCTTCAGAAAACCCAGACAATCACTTTGCATTAATCGATGCTGAAGTTGAAGCAGACAACGTAGTAAATGTTATGTTCAAAGAGCAAGAGGGTGCTTTCCTAGCAGGTGTTGCAGCAGCGAAAACGTCTAAGTCAGGTAAAATCGGCTTCGTAGGTGGCGTAGATATTCCAGTTATTAATCGCTTCCACGCTGGTTTCGTTGAAGGGGCAAAAGCTGTAAACCCAGATATCGAAATCCAAGTAAAATACACTGGTGCATTCGATAAAGCTGACCTTGGTAAAATTACTGCCAACAGCATGTACTCTTCAGGTGTCGATGTTATTTTCCACGCTGCTGGTGCAACTGGTAACGGTGTATTCTCAGAGGCAAAAGAGCGTAAAGCCAAAGATCCTAATGCAAACGTATGGGTAATCGGTGTAGATGCTGACCAATACGAAGAAGGTAAAATTGACGAAAAGACAAACGTTACTTTAACTTCTATGTTAAAAGGTGTTAATGCAGCAGTGGTAGATATTTCAAATAAAGCGAAAAACGGTGACTTCCCAGGTGGCACAACGCTTACTTATGGCTTAGCTGAAGACGGTGTGAAACTTGCTGACTCTCGTGGCGCGATTAAAGAAGATGTACAAGCAGTGATTGACGAATATAAAGAAAAAATTGCTAGCGGTGAAATCGTAGTTCCAGAAAAAGTGGAAAAATAA